The DNA segment GTTAACCGCAACCTAATGGACTAAAGCCTCTTTGCTGAGACGACTATAGCTTTATGTACTGAATCCGCAAACGAGCGTTTAGAGAAACGCGAAAACCCTGTCCGTTTTTGCACGGGCATTTGTCCGCTTCTGGACATATTATCACCGACAGTAGACGCATAGTAGCCCGTTCAAGCTAATTGAGCCATTTTTGAAAATTTGGTCAGGTATTTGTACGGCAAAAGCTATACTAATGATACAAACACCCACTGACCGACACTTTTGGTTATGAAACGAGTCTTTTTGGGAGAATTGGAGGAAGTTGTCTTGCTGACGGTGGCCGCACTACAGGAGTCTGCCTACTGTGCTTCGATCACCCAAACGATTGACCAGCAAATGGGCCGAAGCATCAGCTTTCCTACGGTCCACACTACGTTACAACGGTTGGAAGAAAAAGGATTTGTCGCTTCGCAGATGGGCGGGGCGACCGCCGAGCGGGGTGGTCGCCAAAAGCGCCTGTTCACCGTCACCGCGGCTGGCCAGCGGGCCTTGATCGAGTGTCGACAGGTTCGGGCCCAGCTATGGGATCAGATTCCAACCCCAATCCTACAGCTATGGGGCGTTTAACCAACCATAAGAGAGGCCATTCAAAACCGCTGGAGAACCGACCATCGGCCCGGCGACCCCCACGCTGGGCTAGCTGGTTATTGAACCAATTCAGCCCGCCCGGATCAGCGGATGAGCTACAGGGGGACCTGCTTGAAATGTACGCCTACTGGCTGAAAACCAGTGGTGTACGGGCCGCTCGTTGGCGGTATGGGTTAGCGGTCGTCCGACTGATTCGGCCCTTCACCAGCTCCGTGATCAAACGATCGCGTACCTATCCTCAACAGCCAGCCCAACCATCGGAAGGCCGCTGGGTCGACGTTCGCATTACCGCTAGTTTACAACCAGTTATGATTCGCAACTACGTCAAAATCGCCTGGCGAACGGTGGCCAGAAATAAAGTCTATTCGGCCATCAACATGGGCGGACTTGCCCTGGGTATGGCCGTAGCTATCTTTACGGGCCTGTGGATTCGGGATGAACTTACATTCGATCGGTCGTTCGCCCACCATGACCGACTGGGGCAGGTTATCATGTACCAGACCTTCAGCGGACAACGCGAACCCCAGGATGGTCTGCCGCTGGGTCTGGCTGACGCTCTCAGGGCAGACTATCCTGACCTGAAAGAAGTGGCAGCCTCCTCGTGGGATGATGAGCGTATTTTAGCGTACGGCGACCAGAAAATCGCACGGCACGGAAATGCCGTTGAGCCTCAGTTTACGCGCATGTTTTCCCTGAAAATGCGTCAGGGTGTGCAGGACGGCCTACAGAACGTTCGATCCATCATGTTGTCGGCCTCTACCGCAACGGCGCTGTTTGGCCAGGTCAACCCCGTTGGTAAGCTGGTTCGGATTGATGGTAAAAATGACCTGGTAGTAACTGGGGTGTATGAAGACCTGCCCGCCAATACGTCTTTCTACACGCAGTTCAAGCAGTTGCAATTCCTGACACCACTGGCCTATTACGCCACAGAAAACGAGTGGGTTGGAGCGAGCCGAACGGATTGGGCTAATAACGCCTGGCTTATTTTTGTTCAACTGCACGATAAAGCCCGTTTCGACGCGGTCTCATCGAAGATCAAGCGGGTGGTGGCCAACCGACGAGGGGTTGATGGCAAGCCTTTCCAGCCGGAGCTTACCCTGATGCCTATGAGCGACTGGCACCTTCGATCGCTGTTCGATCAGGCAGGGGGGCAGATTCAGTTGGTATGGCTGTTTGGACTCATCGGTGGGTTCGTATTGGTGCTGGCCTGTATTAATTTTGTCAACCTCAGCACCGCCCGCGCCGGGAAACGAGCCAAAGAGGTCGGTATCCGCAAAGCTGTCGGCAGTCAGCGCGGGCAGCTGGCGGGTCAATTTCTGACGGAGTCGCTGCTGATGGTCGTGCTGGCGTTCGGGTTGAGTTTGCTGGTGGTATGGGCGTCGCTGCCGTGGTTCAATACGCTGGCCGACAAGTCCGTTCGGCTGCCCTGGAATGCGGGTTGGTTCTGGTTGATTTGTTTACTGTTCATGGGCGGCACGACTCTGCTGGCGGGCAGTTATCCCGCTTTCGTTCTGTCGTCTTTTCAGCCGGTTCGGGTGCTAAAAGGTCGCCTGAGCTTACCCAAGACCCGCTGGGTGATATCCCCGCGCAAGGGGCTGGTCGTGGTGCAGTTTACGGTGTCAGTGGCGCTCATGATCGGCACGCTGGTGGTCTATCGACAGATTCAGTTTGCCAACAACCGCCCCATCGGGTATAACCGGTCGGGCTTGATCGATCTGGCCATGAACACTCCCGAACTTTACCATAACTACAATCGGCTACGGGCTGAACTGCTGGCGACCGGGGCGGTGCTAAACATGGCGGAGTCACTGAGTCCTCTCACCGCCGTTTGGTCGAACACCTACATGTACGAATGGCCGGATAAAGCACCGACTAAAAAACCGATCATTGGGCGGGTGGGCGTCACCCACGACTTCGGTAAAACCGTGGGGTTTCAGGTAGTATCCGGGCGCGACTTTTCCCGTACCTATCGTTCGGATTCCAACGGTGTTATTTTGAACGAGTCAGCGGTGAAAGTGATGGGCCTGAGCAAGCCTATCGGTGCGCTCATCCGGGAGCAGGGGCAACCACCCCGGCATGTGGTGGGCGTTGTGAAAGACCTGCTGATGCAATCGCCCTACAACCCCGTGATGCCTACCGTATTTCAGTTAAGCTATACGATGGTGAGTACGATTACCTTCCGGCTTAATCCCACCGTAGCCACTGCCGATGCGCTAAAACAGGTGACGGCCGTTTTCAATCAACTGAATCCCAATGCCCCCTTCGACTACCGCTTTGTGGACGATACATTTGCCCAGAAGTTCAAGACCGAAGCTCGTATCGGCCGTCTGGCTTTGGTGCTGGCTATTCTGGCTATTTTTATCTCCTGCTTAGGGTTATTCGGGCTGGCTTCCTTCACCGCTGAGCAGCGTACCAAAGAAATTGGCGTGCGCAAAGTGTTGGGAGCCAGCGCGCTGCATCTGTGGGGGTTACTCTCCAGAGAGTTTGTTATACTGGTCACTATCGCATTTTTCGTGGCCACGCCGATTGCGTATTACGTTCTCTCTAACTGGCTTCAGCAGTACAGCTATCGCACAGCAATCTCCTGGTGGATTTTTGCGGTGTCGGGTGGGGGCGCGTTGGTAATTACCCTGCTAACGGTCAGTTCTCAGAGTGTAAAGGCCGTCTTGACGAACCCGGTCAAGAGCCTGCGCTCGGAATAAGCGGCTGTTTTGCTCTACTTCATACTTTGTTGGGGATATGGTCAATGACTTAACAGCATCAATTTAGCGTTGCTGTCCTGATCCGACGGGTCTAATTCCAGAGCCGTTTGGTAAGCCATAATCGCTTTACGTCGATTACCCTGCTTCTGATACAGATCTCCGTAACGAGCGTAGATAATGCTTTCTTTTGGGTACAGCTCTTTGGCCAGGGCCAGCACCTCCTCAGCAGCAGGTAAGTTGGCCGGTCGGTTACTGGTAAAATCATAGGCCAGATATGTGAGTTGATAGACATTGAGGTTCATTGCCCGATAACCTTCCATAGCCTCCTTGAAGCGCCCCAGGCGGACCAGTTCGTTAGGCAGATAAATCCCTTCCGCCAGTCGTGGCCAGGGTTTTTTGTTCCATTCCAAACGCAGTGAATCCGCTTTGCCTCGCGTGGCCCGACCAAGCGTGGCCCGACTAAAGTACGCTTTGGCGGTGTAGTCGGTCAATGCAATGGTGTCGCGGCCAACGGGTACACAAATGATATCGTTGCCGTTGTTGATGGTTTCAAGTAGCAGATCACCCGACCGCCGGATCGTTACCACCTCATCGGGGCCGCGCTGATATCGTCCGACATACGCATTCAGCAGCGAGTCGGGCAGGGATTTGGGCACGAGTGGTTGGGGTAGGAAACCCGGCCAGTCATATACCTGCGCCACGGCCCGACGAATCTCTTTACCAAGTTCGCTGGCACCGGCATTGTCGTTCATCATCACCACCACCCCGTTGCCCCCGACCACACTACCCAGCGCGTAGGCAAGGTAGCCGGCATTGGTCCCGGTATGTTCAAAATAACGACCTTGTTCAGTAGTGTTACCTTTCTGTTGCAGCAAGAAAGCGCCCAGACCAATCTCTTCGTTAATAAATCCGTCCGAAACCGGCGCTAATGGCGTCACCATTGCCTTCATCGACGCCTGACTCAGCAGTTTACCCCTACCCCGGTAGCTGTTTTGAAGATCAATGATGAGTTTGGCCAGATCGGTTGGGGTACAGTGCAAGCCAGCCGCGGCCTGTTGCGGATACAGGTATGGCATTCCCTTAAACCAGCCATTGGGCGAGTAGGCCCACGCCAACCGGGTCGCCAGCGGGGGGGGTAGCGGTTGGGCAAACGAGGCTCCCCTCATGGCAAGGGGACGAAAAATCAGTTCATCAGCGAGGCTGGCAAAGTCTTTCCCCGTCACATCCATCATGGCCAGTTGGACGACCAGATAGCCTCCACCCGAGTAATTGAACCCCTTACCCGGCTCCCCGTTGACCACCACGGGCCGACTGTCAGTGCCGGGCTTGCCGGCGAGAATAGCGGGCACCGAGGGCAATGGATTTTTGTCGGGTGTAAACCCGAAATAAGCCGATTGACTCGTGCCACCCCGGTGACTCAGCAGCATTCGAAGGGTAACGGGCGTTTGGTGGGTTTTGTCGTTCTCACCCAGTTGCCATGATTTCAGGTAAGTATTGATGGGGACATCCAGCGTAAGTTGACCCTGTTCAACGAGTTTGAGCGCTACTACTGCCGCTACAAGTTTCGAGATTGACCCCGCCGAAAACAGCGTTTTGGTCGTTACAGGTAAATGAGCCGTAGTATCGGCCAGGCCGTACGACTTTGCCCAGTCAATTTTATAGTTGCGGATCACAACGATACTAACACCGGGGACTTTATAGAGCCGCATGCGATCCTGAAGGGTCCAACCCTTCAGTCCCACCACAGGAACGTAGGGAATCAGGCTGTTCTCCACGGCTGCGATACGATCCTGAACCCGTTTGGGTGGCTGCGCGAGGATGTTACAGGCTGAAAACAAACCATAAAGGACAAGACTGAAGAGACAAAGCCGGGACGATGTAGTTGCCATGATGGACCTGATTGATTGGTCAAAATTCGCCATTTTAGGTGGCTGCGTCGTCCCGAAGTGTGATTTGGGACATCTTTACGTACTCTTTTGGGGTATAGCCGGTCGTCTCCTTAAAGACTCGATTAAATGTTGTCTTCGACGCAAAGCCTGCCTCCAGAGCGATGCCCAGAATCGTAACCCGGTCAGCATCGCCCGCAGCCATGCGTCGTTTCACTTCTTCGATCCGGTAGGCATTGATCAACTCGTTGAACGACTGATTGAACCCGTTATTGATAATACGTGACACCACGTTAGGGGACTCTCCGATGTATTTGGCCAGTGCTGCCAGTGAGAGGTCAGGATCTTTATACAAGTGCTGCTGCTGAATGGCCCACAGCACCTGGTCACGCTGATGGGGCGTTACGGGCTGCTGGGTGAGTGTTGAGGATAGTCGCTCCGTTTTGCCAAACCGGCCATAGAGCAGCCCAATCAGAGCCAATGCGTAGACAAATAGGGGCAAAACTTGATAAGTCAGGTAAAACTTGGGCCAGTTGTCGGGCAAATAGGCGTGATTGAATAGCGGTTCAATGACCGCAATCACATAAAAAATACCCAGCCCGTTTAACAGAAGTCGTAACCACCGATCAGTGGCAAACGGGCGACTTCGGTAGATCGCATAGAGCAGTAAAGCGGAGGCTCCGTAATAGTCTATGTACCGGGTAAAGGGCTTATGCACATGAATCCAGAACCAGGCCTTATTGTCGAAGGGCTGAATGGTTAGGATCAAATAAAACAATCCCTGAATCAGCACCGGCATATACCACCACCATGGCCATGAGACCGCCTGCCCTGCCCGCGCCCGCACGTAGGTATAGAGCAACGGCCCAAAACTCCACGAGTAAAACAAAGGCAGAAAATACAACCACTTGTGCGTCCAATATACGCCTGATCGCGTCAGAAAATAATCGATAACCTGAAGCGTAAGTCCGGCCATAAGCCAGGCCAGCCACTTGTTCGCGGGAGACTCAGTTCGATAAAACAGCAGGGCCGTCGTTGTCAATCCCTGCACGATGCAGAAGAGATTGAACAGGTTACTCAGGTCTAAATAAACATTCACGGGGGCGGAATCGGCTAGCAAAGTGCTTAACAAAGCTAATGATTGGACCGATTGGCCGAGGTTGCCATATGCTGATTTATCTAAAGGGCAGTGGCAACTAAACCAAGTGCACTAATGGGGTTGGTGCCAAGTCGGCTTCAGAAACCGATTGTCAGCTAGCCAATCACCATCCGCTACGGCCAGGGGTTTATCGACAGCGAACCAGTCGCGTGGGCTTGTCGAGCGAACAGGGGAGTTTTCTTCTCGGGACAGCCAACAATGAGCTGATAAGCAAAGGTCGGCACTACCAACAGTGCCGACCTTTGCTCGAATCACTTTGGCCACTCTAAAAACCACCCATTAGCTGGCAGTTATTAGTAAGTAGACAGACAAACATTAGCTGGCTTCCGGAAAATCAGCGTTGTTGCCGATGTGCGCATGCGTCTCGATTTCCGTTTTGAGATCGGTGAACTTGGCAAGGGCTTCCCGCACGGCCATTTTGCCCAGCGGCAGATGCAACGGCGGATTGTCCATGCGCACCAGATCATACATCGCTTGAGCCGCCCGTTGCGGATCGCCCGCCTGCTTCCCACTGTTTTGCTTGGATGACTCAAGCGCCTTACCAACCGTAGGCTCGTAATCCGCAATCGCCACTTTTGTATACGTTGCCGAACGGCCAGCCCAATCTGTTCGAAACCCACTAGGCTCTACGTTTGTAACATGGATGCCCAGCGGCTTCACCTGCTTGGCTAAACTCTCGCCGATGCCTTCGAGAGCAAATTTAGAACCATGATAGATTCCGGCGCTGGGAAACGTAGTCAGGCCACCGATGCTGGTCACGTTAATGATGTGCCCACTTTTACGCGCTCGTAAATGGGGCAGCACGGCTCTGATCACGCGTAGGGGACCAAACACATTACTATCGAATTGACGTTGCACCTCGGCATCGTCAATCTCTTCGATGGCACCCAGTGAGCCGTAGCCGGCATTGTTTACCACTACATCCAGGTGCCCTAACTGATCGATAGCCGCTGCTACCGCTTCTTTGACCTGCGACTCGTTGGTTACATCGACGATGAGACCGATGCCGTTTTCGCCCCATTTACGGCTAAACTCATCCGCCTGACTTTGTTTACGAAACGTGCCGGCTACCTTGTCCCCACTCTGTAAGGCTAGCTCCGCCAGGTATTTACCGAAACCCGTGCTGACGCCCGTTATAAACCAATTCTTGATCATTTGTAAATGCGTTATTTGCTTGTATGATAACTACCAGTAATCCCCCGGAAGTGTTTGCCGTTTAATGAACTGAGCGTAATGACGGACTAAATTTTGGTGGGAATGAGTGGAGCTGGCAGCAACACCTCGTATAACTGAAGAGCGAGCGTTCGGGCTTCGAACGTTGTAATCGATGGCTGTTGTACCGATAACGGCAACTCGCTTGTGCGCAAACTGCTGCTCGACTTTATCGGCTAAAGGTCACGAGCCTGATCAGGCAATTAAGTACACTCTAGCACATTATGGCTTCACTGAACGCTAAAAGGCATGGAGGTGCCGGTTCTTGACACCAGTTTCCCTAGCCAAAAATTGGCGTATTGCCATTTTTTATCGTGACCACATGCAATGGTTTGATGACCGAACTACGGCTTGGCGAACCAACATCGACGATCAGTATGTCTACGATAAAGCGCTCGAGAAAATTGATCTACAGGTCAGTTCACCAACTAGTTAAACCCAGTTTGCGTTATTAAAACGAATTGCTGTTGGCCCATTTTAGTTGACCATTAAACAACGCCTAATCGTGGGTCGGCTCAAAACTACTTCCATCAGGCTCAATACCATTGGCAGGGTGACTGCTATTACCAAAGCGTGATGTGGCGGCCATTATCTGTTCGCGCTTGCTTAAAGAAGCTTAATGTCTAGTCAACCCATCATTGACAACGGGGGTCACCTGTCAGCGGGTCAATAAGCGTCTACATGCCACGTCAACTAAATACGTAAAATTTGCGTTTCTTTACTGTGTCGTTACGACACTGACAAGTAGTTAGAAAGAATCTGAAGTGCCCATAGACTACATAAACACAACAAATTGCTATGGCAACGAAAACAAAACGTCTTGTGGACCTGGCTCAGAAGCTGATGCAGGACAAAAAGCAGTTAGAAGCCTATTACCAAAGTGGCGATGAGTCTAGAAAACCAGTCGGCATTAAGTTCGTCAAACCCTTCTCCATACCCACTAAGCGAGACTGAAACAGGCTTTGCTTTTATAACCGAACGAGGAGCTGTTTACCGCTTAGACTTCACGTCCGATTCAGCGTATCTGCCCGACACTCCTTTTGCGGATTCGGTTTATTCATTCTCTATTCTGCCAGTAACTGGCTCCTTGGACCGAAAAGATCCTCGTATCGAGCCAACAATCATTCAGGCATTACACGTGTTCTTTGCGTCCGTTCCCAAAGCGGTATTGCTTTACGTGTGTAGTACAGAGAACGATCAGGAGCGAGTCAGAAGCCGCTTATTTGGCCAATGGTTCTCCCGCCATCAGAAAGGCTTTAACAAATTCGATTTCCAGTATCCTGAGCAACGCTTATATATGTCGGCTGTCGTTCGGCGAGATCTCCCGGAGAGCTGGCGCGTCGAGTTAGCGATCTTGCAAGCCGTTGAACAGAATAAATAACTGGTCTGCACACGACCTTTTTATACGTCAAGCTCGTCGTTTCACCGGGTTGGCCCCGCTGGAGCGGGCAAAGATGCGTTGCTGGCGTATGCTAGTGGGCCGCCCATAACCAGCAATGTCCACCGGTTGAGCAACCCCACCTGTGTGCTCACTGATAACTCCTCTTTAGCCGAACCAGAAGCTAAACGTATGGCTTTACTGAAAGGCGGAGATTGATTAACAGGGGTTCCGTAGCCCATACTGATCTCGGCCAACTGAACGGTGTAAAGAGTCAAAACGCTGAACGATTATACGGATCGAGTTTAGTAAACGCGAAAAAGTCTGTTCTGCGTCATCTCCTCTCCTACCCGGCACCGTTTAGAAAGACCTCCGAATAAAATCAGGCAAGGCACTCTCTCAAAAACTGCTATGATCGGAGAACGCTTACTGAGCAATGGCCAGCGACAAAAAACCAGCCCATGATTGGCCCAGGGTGATTGAAGCGGTCAGCGAACTAACCAATAAAGCAGCGATCGTTTTCATAGATGGTAAGAGGGAAAAGTCACTAATCAACCATATAAACTACTGGTAATCAAGAAATGATTATGCGATTGCCTAATAACTATTGACATTTATTAGGTGCGTAGTTTTTCCTGTCATACAAGAGTCTACACATCAGGTAAGCCAGGTCTAGCGTCCGAAGTAGAAATTGACTGATCCCTGAAAACTTGGTTGAATCCAGTTGACCTGTGTTAATTTACCTGCTTTAGCGACCCCTTCCAGGGAGAATCGTTTCCCCAGGGTGTACTCAAGACCAAAGCCCGCGTTCAGCTTAGGACTGTAGAATGGTTTAGGGGGTTCGCTGCCCAGGTCAAGATCCCACACCCAATCCTTGAAACGACCATAGGAGAAGCCAATCTCCGAGAACCCCGACACGAAACCGCCGTTCCACAAGTAATAACGGGCAAAAAGGCCCGCTTCCTGACGTTGTGAAAAGAAATTATGCACCTCACCTTCCAGACCGATCCAGGTACGGTTGGCAACGAACTTGCCTAGTTTGGCCTGAGCCCCAACGATAGTGAGTCCACCCCCAGTTAGCCCCCCTCCTTTCTGGTGGTGCGCACTGGCCACTTTCTGCCAGTCGCTGTTCCGGTCTCCATCCTGTGCGAAACTAGTCGAGTACAGACCACAAAGCAGGATGAAGGTTAAGCGGTAGTTGTTTATCATCTGATGAGGACGGGACAGTTGATTGGTTGACGTCACCTTTGTGCTATATAGGCAAACATTATTATAACTTAGAAGCCCTTCTTCGGGATACTTTACTCGTCGTTAGACGGCTTGGTTTCGGCCTATTTCCTAACCGTGTCTGGGTGTTCCTCTTTCTTTCCAGGGACAATCAGGCTTGTTTTCAGGGCGTATAAGGGCCGGTTGATCCTGGAATAGCTTCTCGTGGTAAGAATGCTTACACAATCTGTCTGCCAGGAACCCAACCATTACCCTAGCCTAATAAGACAAGCTAGTTCTGGTTAATCTTCGCTCGTCAGGACGATGTGACAGTTATTTTATTCGTTCGTAATCGCTGCACAGGATTTTGTAGTGACTATTCTGGGTCATTTCCTCGGCCCGTTTCCTCAGTCGGCCTTCCTGTCAGCCACTCATCCAGCCGCCAGACTATTCCGGTAGTTTGTTATACACAGTGCCAGCCATAGCCTATACCTTTGGTTCATCGATCGGGAACAACCCGACTCGCTTTTACCTCAGAAACCAACCCATATAGGACCATGAAAACGCTCTTCAACTCCCTGCTCGTTACCTTCACCTTAAGTTTAGTTACCGTCTCGGCTTCACTGGCTAAAACCAATCCT comes from the Spirosoma agri genome and includes:
- a CDS encoding PadR family transcriptional regulator yields the protein MKRVFLGELEEVVLLTVAALQESAYCASITQTIDQQMGRSISFPTVHTTLQRLEEKGFVASQMGGATAERGGRQKRLFTVTAAGQRALIECRQVRAQLWDQIPTPILQLWGV
- a CDS encoding ABC transporter permease, which codes for MGRLTNHKRGHSKPLENRPSARRPPRWASWLLNQFSPPGSADELQGDLLEMYAYWLKTSGVRAARWRYGLAVVRLIRPFTSSVIKRSRTYPQQPAQPSEGRWVDVRITASLQPVMIRNYVKIAWRTVARNKVYSAINMGGLALGMAVAIFTGLWIRDELTFDRSFAHHDRLGQVIMYQTFSGQREPQDGLPLGLADALRADYPDLKEVAASSWDDERILAYGDQKIARHGNAVEPQFTRMFSLKMRQGVQDGLQNVRSIMLSASTATALFGQVNPVGKLVRIDGKNDLVVTGVYEDLPANTSFYTQFKQLQFLTPLAYYATENEWVGASRTDWANNAWLIFVQLHDKARFDAVSSKIKRVVANRRGVDGKPFQPELTLMPMSDWHLRSLFDQAGGQIQLVWLFGLIGGFVLVLACINFVNLSTARAGKRAKEVGIRKAVGSQRGQLAGQFLTESLLMVVLAFGLSLLVVWASLPWFNTLADKSVRLPWNAGWFWLICLLFMGGTTLLAGSYPAFVLSSFQPVRVLKGRLSLPKTRWVISPRKGLVVVQFTVSVALMIGTLVVYRQIQFANNRPIGYNRSGLIDLAMNTPELYHNYNRLRAELLATGAVLNMAESLSPLTAVWSNTYMYEWPDKAPTKKPIIGRVGVTHDFGKTVGFQVVSGRDFSRTYRSDSNGVILNESAVKVMGLSKPIGALIREQGQPPRHVVGVVKDLLMQSPYNPVMPTVFQLSYTMVSTITFRLNPTVATADALKQVTAVFNQLNPNAPFDYRFVDDTFAQKFKTEARIGRLALVLAILAIFISCLGLFGLASFTAEQRTKEIGVRKVLGASALHLWGLLSREFVILVTIAFFVATPIAYYVLSNWLQQYSYRTAISWWIFAVSGGGALVITLLTVSSQSVKAVLTNPVKSLRSE
- a CDS encoding serine hydrolase domain-containing protein, with product MATTSSRLCLFSLVLYGLFSACNILAQPPKRVQDRIAAVENSLIPYVPVVGLKGWTLQDRMRLYKVPGVSIVVIRNYKIDWAKSYGLADTTAHLPVTTKTLFSAGSISKLVAAVVALKLVEQGQLTLDVPINTYLKSWQLGENDKTHQTPVTLRMLLSHRGGTSQSAYFGFTPDKNPLPSVPAILAGKPGTDSRPVVVNGEPGKGFNYSGGGYLVVQLAMMDVTGKDFASLADELIFRPLAMRGASFAQPLPPPLATRLAWAYSPNGWFKGMPYLYPQQAAAGLHCTPTDLAKLIIDLQNSYRGRGKLLSQASMKAMVTPLAPVSDGFINEEIGLGAFLLQQKGNTTEQGRYFEHTGTNAGYLAYALGSVVGGNGVVVMMNDNAGASELGKEIRRAVAQVYDWPGFLPQPLVPKSLPDSLLNAYVGRYQRGPDEVVTIRRSGDLLLETINNGNDIICVPVGRDTIALTDYTAKAYFSRATLGRATRGKADSLRLEWNKKPWPRLAEGIYLPNELVRLGRFKEAMEGYRAMNLNVYQLTYLAYDFTSNRPANLPAAEEVLALAKELYPKESIIYARYGDLYQKQGNRRKAIMAYQTALELDPSDQDSNAKLMLLSH
- a CDS encoding helix-turn-helix domain-containing protein yields the protein MNVYLDLSNLFNLFCIVQGLTTTALLFYRTESPANKWLAWLMAGLTLQVIDYFLTRSGVYWTHKWLYFLPLFYSWSFGPLLYTYVRARAGQAVSWPWWWYMPVLIQGLFYLILTIQPFDNKAWFWIHVHKPFTRYIDYYGASALLLYAIYRSRPFATDRWLRLLLNGLGIFYVIAVIEPLFNHAYLPDNWPKFYLTYQVLPLFVYALALIGLLYGRFGKTERLSSTLTQQPVTPHQRDQVLWAIQQQHLYKDPDLSLAALAKYIGESPNVVSRIINNGFNQSFNELINAYRIEEVKRRMAAGDADRVTILGIALEAGFASKTTFNRVFKETTGYTPKEYVKMSQITLRDDAAT
- a CDS encoding oxidoreductase, giving the protein MIKNWFITGVSTGFGKYLAELALQSGDKVAGTFRKQSQADEFSRKWGENGIGLIVDVTNESQVKEAVAAAIDQLGHLDVVVNNAGYGSLGAIEEIDDAEVQRQFDSNVFGPLRVIRAVLPHLRARKSGHIINVTSIGGLTTFPSAGIYHGSKFALEGIGESLAKQVKPLGIHVTNVEPSGFRTDWAGRSATYTKVAIADYEPTVGKALESSKQNSGKQAGDPQRAAQAMYDLVRMDNPPLHLPLGKMAVREALAKFTDLKTEIETHAHIGNNADFPEAS
- a CDS encoding DUF6169 family protein, with amino-acid sequence MDRKDPRIEPTIIQALHVFFASVPKAVLLYVCSTENDQERVRSRLFGQWFSRHQKGFNKFDFQYPEQRLYMSAVVRRDLPESWRVELAILQAVEQNK